DNA sequence from the Vibrio ishigakensis genome:
TGACGTTTTGTTTGTATTCCTTGATAGAAGCCTTACGAATCGCATCCAGCTCTTTGGTGCGAACTGTCACTTCCATCCCTGACTTAGGTCTTGTAGAGCAGGCGAAATCGCGCTTGCCATCAACCTCCACTAAGCATGCCTTGCAACAACCATCACGGCGTCCATTCTTAAGACAAGGGGCAGGGATATTGATTTTAAGTCTTTGGGCAACCTCAACTAGGTTGGAATCGTCTGGCTTTAGGGAGCCAGTCTGGCCGTCTATCTCTATGCTGGAAAAGGAAAAACTGTTCATATTATTGTGCTTGGTTGAGTGTCTTTATTATAAGACGTCGGGGGTGCTAAAAAGACGAAATTAATTTCCTTCTAGAAAGTCCCCCTTTGTTTGACAGCACACAGGCAAATAACAGCAGTGATTTAGAAAGTCACACCTAAATGAAATTGCACATACTCTTCGTTGATATCACCACGGTTGTTGGCGTTGGTTGGGTCATAGGTATTGATGTTTAGATTGTTGTATCTAAGGTCGGCATAGATGAGGCCCAAGTTACCCTTGATACCCGCGCCATACTGATAGGCGTCGTCAAAGCGCTGTCCTTGGACGTTGGGACCGTTGAGAATGCTCTTGCCGATGAAGACATAGGGCTTGAACTGCAGGCGGTTAAGTTTGATCTTGTAGCCTGCTTCCACATTGAATTCATACATGCCGTTGGCATCGAATTTAGCGCCATCATCTAGGATGTGATAGTTAAACTCTGCACCAAAGATATCACCACTGTAACCTGCGCCTACGATCACCCCTTCTACCTGTGAAGAGTCACTGAGACCAGTATGGATATGCCAATTATATTCTTTGGTTTCTTCGGCTTGAATAGCAGTACTGAATAGAGCGAGAAGTAGGAGTGAGCGCTTCATTTATTATGATTCCATTATGAAAGAAAGCGCAATGTAACAGATTGTTATTTATGAAAAAAGCAGCAAGCTTGAACAAATTTTTAGGTTACTAGCTTGCTATTTTTAGCTTGAATGTGTGCTACTTAAAACTATAGATTTAGCATCTGTTTTTCAGCGCTTTCTACTGCTGGGTCGACCTTGAGTGTTTGTGTTGGGAAGGCGATGTCTGCTTCATTTTCGTGAATGATATTGATGATTTGAAGCATCACATCCTGCTTCACCTCATGGAATCTCACCCAGTTCACCGTCTTGGTAAAGGTATACACGAAGAAGTCTAGTGATGACTTACCAAAGGCATTGAAGTTGACTATCAGGGTTTGTGTGGCGTCGATCTCCGGATGCTCTTTTAGCATGGCGTGTACATCTGCGATGATCTTGTCCATCTTGGCGGAATCTTGGTAACGCAAGCCTATGGTCTCGTAGATACGACGGTTGGTCATGCGCGATGGGTTTTCAACCACTATATTACTGAAGACCGAGTTCGGTACGTATAGCGGGCGTTTATCGAAGGTACGGATCATGGTCATGCGCCAACCGATACGCTCTACCGTACCCTCAATGTTTCTATCTGGGGAGCGGATCCAATCACCCACCTTAAACGGACGGTCGAAGTAGATCATCATGCCACCGAAGAAGTTGGACAACAGATCTTTTGCCGCCAGACCAGCGATAAGACCACCGACACCACCGAAGGTAAGCAGACCTGATAGGCTAAGCCCAAGGGTCTGCATCACGGTCAATACACCTAGGATAATCACCGCGAGGCGCACTACCTTAGAGACGGCCTGTACTGTGGTTGGATCGCGCTCTGGGTGAGAGAGAACCTCGGCTTCGAAATTGGAGACGATTCGATAAAGAGCCCAGACAGCCACAAAGATCAGCAAAATTAGCTTTAGGGTAGCGAGCCAATCCAGTGAATGGTTGAGGTTGTCTTCGAGCACTAGCCCTAGGGATACAGTGGCAGGCCAACACCAGATTAAAACACTGATTGGGGCACGAATACCGTGAATAACTGCGTTGTCCCAAGTTACCTTGGTTTTTTCAGCGAGACTTTCCAGCCTGCCGAGCACCACGCGCCAGACACCCCAAGCAATCAAGCTGAAGGTGGTGATAAAAATCACCTCGTTGAGAATAAGGCTCTCTGTCAGTTGGAACATTTCAAGCCATGTTGAGGTTTCAGACATTATCTAATCCTTGGTTGAGAAATCTGGGTTGATGACACTGGCAACACAGCCTTGTAGCCAATGTTGTTTATCTTTGTTCGAGGGATTGCTGCGCCACAACATGCTGATGGTGAAATCACTCACCGGAATAGGTGGCTGGCTACGCGTTAACCCTTCAGCAATAAAAGGGATCATAGACATCAGCTTAGGTACTATGCATACAAGGTCGCGACCTTTTATCAGCTGGCCTATGGTCAAGAAGTTGCGGGATAGTACCTGCACATGGCGACTTTTATCCTGCTCTTGCAGGCTCTTATCGACATTGGTCACCCAGTTTCCATCTGGGCTAACTAAGGCGTGTGGAAGCTGACAAAACTGCTCAATTGAAAGCGGTGGTGTCAGTCCGGTTTTATTGGCATCGAATAGGCACACGTGGCTTTCTTGATAGAGAGGCTGGGTTTGATAGCGATCAGGTAGCGATGGGAAGCTACCTATTGCTAGATCTAAGCGCTCTTTTTCCATCACCTCTAAAACGTTGTGGCGATTGACGTTAATAAAGCTGATCTTGGCATTCGGTGCTTCAGCGCTTAATCGATCAAAGATCTGAGGGGCAAACACAAACTCCGCATAGTCGGTGAGGCCGATCTTAAAGGCCTCTTGGTATTTCTCGGGTGCAAAGCTTTCTTGGCTAAGAATGTTGTTGGTTACCACGCCAATCACGAGATCTACGTCTCGTGCAAGTTGCATAGCCTTTTCGGTGGGCTCCATCTTGTGGCCCTGACGATGGAAAAGGGGATCACCTAGCATCTGTCTTAGCCTTGCCAAGCTGTGGCTCATTGCTGACTGGCTTATATGAAGCTCATTGGCGGCAAGGGAAACACTGCGTGCTTTATACAGTGCCTGAAAGGCGACCAGCAGATTGAGGTCTATCCCTTTCCAGTTAATATCTGCCAAATTGGGTTCCTACATCTATCCTGTTCATATAGATTATCAATTCTATCAATTTGAATCATATAAAGGCATAGCATAGTTTATGCCTAACTTTTTTATTGAGGTATTACCTTAATGTTTTCCATTTTTAAGATCTTTTTCGCACTAGGCTGGGTTTGTTTTGGTGGCCCTGCTGCCCATATAGGCTACTTTCGTAAAACCTTCGTTGAGCAGAAGAAATGGCTCAGTGATGACGAATACGCGCAGCTTGTTGCCCTTAGCCAGTTTCTTCCAGGTCCAGGCTCTAGCCAAGTGGGCTTCGCCCTTGGCTACAAAAAAGGTGGCTTGGGCGGCGCGTTCGCAGCTTTTCTAGGATTTACCCTTCCTTCGATTCTTTTGATGATAACGCTGGCGCTACTCAGCAGTAGTTTGCTTGAGACCTCAATCTTTGTCTCAGTGATTCATGCCCTGAAATTGTTAGCAGTTGTGGTTGTGGCAGACGCAATCGTCGGAATGTACAAGAATTTCTGTCAGACCAAGCAATCTATCGGGCTTTGCTTGCTGGTGGCGGTGTCCATGCTGCTGTTTAGTGGCATTGCGGCTCAGATCATAGTGCTATTGGCGTGTGCAATCTTGGGCACCCTTTGGTTTAAATCAGAACCTGCAGAAAAGCCACAAGGTAAGGTTAAGTTGCAGATGCTGCCACTTGTGATCTTTGTTGCCGTGCTAGTGCTGGGTCCACTGCTCGCATCCCAAGCTCCTATCGCTAAGCTGTTCCACGACTTCTTCTATGCTGGCTCTCTGGTATTTGGTGGCGGCCATGTGGTACTTCCGCTTCTGCAAAACTTGATTGGTGACTCACTAAGCACAGATGCTTTCCTAACGGGTTATGCAGCAGCGCAGGCTGTACCGGGGCCTATGTTCACCTTTGCTACTTTCTTGGGTTATGAGCTATTGCCTCAGCAACCTATCTTGGGCTCTATTGTGGCAACTCTGGCTGTGTTCTTGCCAGGTTTCTTACTGGTGCTGAGCGTTATCCATAACTGGCAAGCATTGGCGAGTATTCCTTCGGTGTCGGCGGCACTTAAAGGTGTCAACGCGGGTGTAGTTGGCCTACTGATTGCGGCTCTCTATCAGCCTATCTTTGCGAGTGCAGTAAGCGGGGCACAAGACTTTGCGGTGGTGCTAGTAGGTTTCTTCCTACTCAAGCAGCTTAAGCTTCCTATTGTAGGCTTGGTTGCCAGCTTTATTGGCTACGGTGTGTTGGTTTCTTTCTTCTAAAAAGAATAATTAGGCATGCAAAGAGCTCAGAGTTATCTGGGCTCTTTTTGTATGTACTGCATGGGAGGCAGTCCGGTGATGCGTTTGAAGGCGCGGATAAACTTGGAGGAGTTGGCGTAGCCTAGGTGTGAAGCGACGTCGGCGACAGTGAATCTGTCCTCTCTCAGTACAGCCAGAGCGAACCTCACATGAAGCTTGTCGACGATATCTCGGAAGGTCATTCCCTCGCCTTGTAATTTTCTTTGTATGGTTCGCTTTGAGGTATTAAGGAGCTCACTGCACACGCCGAGTTCTAACTTACGCTCGCCGGTGTACGGCCAGAGCGCTGCTATCAATTGTTCCGAATATAAGCTCTGAACCGAGAGCTCAGGCAAAGAAACGCTCTGGGGTTCTATCTCAAGAGGCGTGTAGGCATCCTGTTTAGATAGAGTGATAGAGGTGACTTCGCGTTGAACAAATAACCCCTTGTGGGCAAGTGGGACATGTTTTTCAACTTCATCCACCTCTGCATGCTGCAGGCCCACCGATAAGGGAAGCCACTCATCTCCTAGTATGCGCCGAATGTACTGCACCAAGAACATCAGGCTCTGAAGCTCTAGCCAAATTGCAGTTCCGGAATAGCGCTCAAGATAGTGTTCATCTGTGCTTAGAGTCAAAGTGACCTGCTGTTCAAATCCCTCTTTTTCTATAGAGAGTAAAGACTGAGAGGAGTTGGATTGAAAATTCGCTACGTTGTACTCGAGTATGGAAACCAAGTTGTTACATTGGCTAGAGCTTGGAATCGGCCATAGCTTAGCCAGCTGTTTCATGCTCTCTTCTAGATAAAGAAAGAAGTCTTCACTGTCAGCGTGTTGGTGGAGTTGCTGCATAAAGTGAATGATGGCGTTTTCTGGAATCGCAGGGATAGTCAGTGTTCCGCGCTCAAGAGGAATAGGCAGAAACTCTTGCGCCTTGTGTAGCAAGCTCGATGGAAAGAAGTCTCGTGCGCTCTCTATGATGATGATGGCGCTTTCTACACGAATCAAGGGAAGCTGATTATCTGACACTGAATAGGCTATTGTTTTAAATGATGTTTTCAGTATATCCAGAAATCCTTGTATCTGCTTTTTAATAAAAAAACGCTCGATAGTGAGCTACCGAGCGTTTTGAAGATTAGAACAGACCAGCTAACTTATTCTCTACCACTGGAGTGATGTTAAGACCAATCATGAAGTCAGGACGGGTTCTTTCATCTTTTTCTATGTAGTAGTTAGCCTCAAGACCGAACTTCCAAGGGCGGTTACCTAGAATGACCGTTTTACTTACTTGGAAGTTAAGTGGAATTTCCGCTTGGTCTTCATTCCAGTCATAGCTCAGCGTTGGACTCGATGCGACTGTCCAGCCATTCCCTAGAAGCTCTACCCAACCAATCTGCACCGAGGTGCGGTTGATGTCTTTTGCATTCGGATTGTCAGACTGATTAGACACACCCCATAGATGGTTCGGGAAGAAGATAAAGATACGCTCTTTACTCAACTTACCAAGAAGCATCTCAGGACCTACTGCAAACTGGTCGGCAGTAAAGCCTTCCTGACCTGTTGGCAGTTGAGCAAATACACCAAATGCCATGATGCTGCCTGCCTCTGTCTTAGGGGCATAGGCAAGGTCGAAGCTGATGTCACCGAAGCCACTGTCGTCACCATACTCTCCGGCTTTGTCGTAGTTCATTGAGAAAGGTATCGCAGGGCGGAATAGGATCTTATCGCCGTTATCTAGCGGGAATGGCATTGAAGGTTGGAACAAAACAGTAGAGCTACTACCACCGTCGTCATAGCCGCCATAGTATTGAAATTTAAAGTTCAGGCTCGCTAGAGCCGTGTTTGGGTTCGCCAGTTCCTTTGCCGCTTTATCAGCTAACGCTTTTTTGTCCATCTGCTCTTGGTCCGCCATGGTTGGCAGAGCAATTAGGGATGCAAGCAGTGCGATAGCCGTTGTGGTTTTGCGTAGAATCTTGTTCATCAGTTCGCCCAATCAATCTTTCGAAGTTGAGGCGTAGTTTAATGATCAAAATCACACGCGATGCCCTTTACGCGCCACTATGTTTTTTGGTTTGTAATCTAGATAGCAGAAAAAGGCGGTAAGGGTTTACCGCCATGAGAGGTTTAGTATTTGGTTAGCTCGTTGGCGTGAGTTGCGACGCCTAGGCGGTTCCATGCATTCATCATGGTACAGAGCACGATAAATTGAGATATCTGGATTTCATCAAAGTGAGACTCTAGCGCTTGATAGGTTTCGTCACTGACACCCTTTTCAGTGATGTGTGCCATCTCTTCTACCAATGCCAATATCGAGCGCTCTTTTTCGTTAAACAGCTTGGACTCTTTCCATACTGATAGGGCAAAGATGCGCTCTTGTGTTTCTCCGTGCGCCAACGCTCCCTTGGTATGAACGTGAATACAATAGGCGCAGCCATTGATCTGAGAGGTACGCACACGCACCAGTTCTTCCAGGATAGGATCAAAGCCACACTGCTTAAGATAGGCTTCTACACCGAAGAAAGCTTTGTAGGCAGCGGGCTGATTTTTGTAGATGTTAACGCGGGACATGAGACTTCCTTATCATTCTAATTCCTTGCTAGGTCAAATCCTACACTAGCAAATTAAATCACCAGAGTTAACTGAGCCGATACGCCATAGTTGTCATCGTTGCCAAATTGTCCGGAGATATCAAAGCCAAATACGCCGTATGGCCTAAAGCCGATACCGGCAGTGAACACATCTTCGCTATAGCTAGTCATGCTGTGCATGTAGCCTGCGCGCAGTTGAGCCCATTTCCATAGGTCTGCTTCGGCACCTAGTCTTGCGTATTGGGTTTTGTAGCTCTGCTGCTTGAAGTAGCTACGGGAGTTGAGGTCGATATCGGCAGCTAGGGTGTACCAATTGGTGGAG
Encoded proteins:
- a CDS encoding 2Fe-2S iron-sulfur cluster-binding protein, whose product is MNSFSFSSIEIDGQTGSLKPDDSNLVEVAQRLKINIPAPCLKNGRRDGCCKACLVEVDGKRDFACSTRPKSGMEVTVRTKELDAIRKASIKEYKQNVKSGNTTACNCSC
- a CDS encoding mechanosensitive ion channel family protein: MFQLTESLILNEVIFITTFSLIAWGVWRVVLGRLESLAEKTKVTWDNAVIHGIRAPISVLIWCWPATVSLGLVLEDNLNHSLDWLATLKLILLIFVAVWALYRIVSNFEAEVLSHPERDPTTVQAVSKVVRLAVIILGVLTVMQTLGLSLSGLLTFGGVGGLIAGLAAKDLLSNFFGGMMIYFDRPFKVGDWIRSPDRNIEGTVERIGWRMTMIRTFDKRPLYVPNSVFSNIVVENPSRMTNRRIYETIGLRYQDSAKMDKIIADVHAMLKEHPEIDATQTLIVNFNAFGKSSLDFFVYTFTKTVNWVRFHEVKQDVMLQIINIIHENEADIAFPTQTLKVDPAVESAEKQMLNL
- a CDS encoding LysR family transcriptional regulator, with translation MADINWKGIDLNLLVAFQALYKARSVSLAANELHISQSAMSHSLARLRQMLGDPLFHRQGHKMEPTEKAMQLARDVDLVIGVVTNNILSQESFAPEKYQEAFKIGLTDYAEFVFAPQIFDRLSAEAPNAKISFINVNRHNVLEVMEKERLDLAIGSFPSLPDRYQTQPLYQESHVCLFDANKTGLTPPLSIEQFCQLPHALVSPDGNWVTNVDKSLQEQDKSRHVQVLSRNFLTIGQLIKGRDLVCIVPKLMSMIPFIAEGLTRSQPPIPVSDFTISMLWRSNPSNKDKQHWLQGCVASVINPDFSTKD
- the chrA gene encoding chromate efflux transporter, giving the protein MFSIFKIFFALGWVCFGGPAAHIGYFRKTFVEQKKWLSDDEYAQLVALSQFLPGPGSSQVGFALGYKKGGLGGAFAAFLGFTLPSILLMITLALLSSSLLETSIFVSVIHALKLLAVVVVADAIVGMYKNFCQTKQSIGLCLLVAVSMLLFSGIAAQIIVLLACAILGTLWFKSEPAEKPQGKVKLQMLPLVIFVAVLVLGPLLASQAPIAKLFHDFFYAGSLVFGGGHVVLPLLQNLIGDSLSTDAFLTGYAAAQAVPGPMFTFATFLGYELLPQQPILGSIVATLAVFLPGFLLVLSVIHNWQALASIPSVSAALKGVNAGVVGLLIAALYQPIFASAVSGAQDFAVVLVGFFLLKQLKLPIVGLVASFIGYGVLVSFF
- a CDS encoding helix-turn-helix transcriptional regulator is translated as MSDNQLPLIRVESAIIIIESARDFFPSSLLHKAQEFLPIPLERGTLTIPAIPENAIIHFMQQLHQHADSEDFFLYLEESMKQLAKLWPIPSSSQCNNLVSILEYNVANFQSNSSQSLLSIEKEGFEQQVTLTLSTDEHYLERYSGTAIWLELQSLMFLVQYIRRILGDEWLPLSVGLQHAEVDEVEKHVPLAHKGLFVQREVTSITLSKQDAYTPLEIEPQSVSLPELSVQSLYSEQLIAALWPYTGERKLELGVCSELLNTSKRTIQRKLQGEGMTFRDIVDKLHVRFALAVLREDRFTVADVASHLGYANSSKFIRAFKRITGLPPMQYIQKEPR
- a CDS encoding carboxymuconolactone decarboxylase family protein; this translates as MSRVNIYKNQPAAYKAFFGVEAYLKQCGFDPILEELVRVRTSQINGCAYCIHVHTKGALAHGETQERIFALSVWKESKLFNEKERSILALVEEMAHITEKGVSDETYQALESHFDEIQISQFIVLCTMMNAWNRLGVATHANELTKY